A window from Cryptomeria japonica chromosome 1, Sugi_1.0, whole genome shotgun sequence encodes these proteins:
- the LOC131027296 gene encoding uncharacterized protein LOC131027296, producing MYGQEAVVPVEFMVPSLRIAIDNRLGDMESLRERLYALNKLDERRTMAQWATETAQQQRKAWHDKHLRRMQFTPRQLVLKFNGRNEIKPGKFKVKWLGPFNIREVGANGAIKLWTMDGMEVPDVVNGSKLKIYHQRRQETRSAQADSVLYGMNTQEIAKLENCRVIKTSVWTNQLLAS from the exons ATGTACGGCCAGGAGGCTGTGGTgccagtggaattcatggtgccaagtctcagaatTGCCATTGACAACAGGttaggcgacatggaaagcctccgGGAGAGACTATACGCCctgaataagttggatgaaagacgGACGATGGCACAGTGGGCGACGGAGACAGCTCAGCAACAACGGAAAGCCTGGCACGATAAACATTTAAGAAGGATGCAGTTCACCCCGAGGCAATTGGTATTGAAGTTTAACGGTCGAAATGAAATTAAGCCAGGCAAGTTCAAGGTAAAATGGCTAGGTCCCTTTAATATTCGCGAAGTTGGCGCGAACGGAGCCATCAAGCTGTGGACGATGGACGGGATGGAGGTGCCTGATGTTGTAAATGGCTCCAAGTTGAAAATCTATCACCAACGGAGGCAAGAGACGAGGTCTGCCCAGGCAGACAG TGTTTTATATGGCATGAATACTCAAGAAATTGCCAAGTTAGAAAATTGTCGGGTTATAAAGACGTCCGTATGGACAAATCAGCTACTTGCCAGTTAG